The genomic window GGACGGGTCCGACTTCGGGCTCCGGATCCGCTACGCCAGCGACGAGCAGCCGCTCGGCACCGCCGGGTCGGTCCGCAACGCCTCCGCCGAGCTCGACGACACCTTCCTCGTGATCTCGGGGGACGTGCTCACCGACATCGACCTGTCGGGCCTCGTGAAGGCCCACCGGGACAGCGGCGCGGTGGCGTCGATCGGGCTGAAGCGGGTCGAGAACCCGCTCGAGTTCGGGATCGTGATCACCCGGCCGGACGGGTCGATCGAGCGTTTCCTCGAGAAGCCGTCGTGGGGGGAGGTGTTCTCCGACACCATCAACACGGGGATCTACGTGCTCGAGCCCGAGATCTTCGACTTCATCCCCGAGGGGGAGGTCGTCGACTTCGCCGGCCACGTCTTCCCCGACGCCCTCGAGCGCGGCCTGCCCCTCCACGGGCACGTCGCCGACGGCTACTGGGAGGACGTCGGGACCACGGAGGCCTACCGCCGCGCCCACGTCGACGTCCTCGACGGGCGGGTCCACGTCGACATCGGCGGCTTCCAGGTCGCCGACGGCGTGTGGCTGGGCGAGAACGCCGAGCTCGACCCCGACGCCCGCGTCGACGGGCCGGTCGTGATCGGGGACAGCTGCCGCGTCGAGGCCGCCGCGCACCTCGGCGAGTACACCGTGCTCGGGACCGACGTCGTGGTGCGCGAGGACGCCTCCATCGTCCGCTCCGTTCTCCACGACCACGTGTACGTCGGCCGCGGCGCCGGGCTGCGGGGGGCCGTGGTCGGCCGCTCGAGCGACCTGCGCGAGCACACCCGGCTCGACGAGGGGGTCGTCGTCGGCGACGAGTGCTTCGTCGGCCACCACGCGGTGGTGAGCGCGGGCGTGAAGATCTACCCGTTCAAGACCGTCGACGCCGACGCGGTCGTGAACTCCTCGATCATCTGGGAGACCCGCGGCGTGCGCACCCTCTTCGGTCGGCGGGGGATCTCGGGGCTCGCCAACGTCGACATCACCGCCGAGGTCGCGGTCCGCGTCGCCATGGCCTACGGCACCGCGGTGAAGCGGCGGGCGGTCGTGACCGCGAGCCGGGACACGAGCCGTGTGGCGCGAGGCCTGAAGCGGGCGGTCATCGGCGGCCTGAACCTGGCCGGCGTCACCGTCGACGACGTCGAGCTCGCCACCGTGCCCCTGACCCGGTTCCAGGTGCGCAACAGCCAGGCCCTCGGCGGCATCACGGTCCGGCTCGTCGCCGGCGACCCGGACAGCGTGGAGCTGCGCTTCTTCGACGCCGACGGCCGCGACATCGACGCCGCCATGCAGCGCAAGATCGAGCGGCTCCTCCACCGCGAGGACTACCGGCGGGCCTTCGCCGGCGACATCGGCGACATCGTGTACCCGCCTCGCGCCATCGAGTTCTACACCGCCGCCCTCGAGGGGTGCGTCGACGCGGCGCGACTGCGCGAGCACGCCGCGAAGGTCGTGATCGACTACTCGTTCGGCGCCGCGTCGACCGTGCTGCCCACGGTGCTCGGCAAGCTCGGCGCGGAGGTCCTCGCCGTGAACCCGTACGCGAGCACGGCGGCGGTCACGGCGGCGGAGCCGGACGCCCAGCGGGCCCGGGTGGGGGAGCTCGTGCGCGCGTCCGGCAGCCAGCTCGGCTTCGTCGTCGACGCCGCCGGCGAGACGGGCACCGTGGTCGACGATTCCGGGCATCCGCTCACGAACACCCAGGCGCTCCTGGCGCTGCTCCGTCTCGTCGTCGAGGTCGACCCGGCGGCGCGCGTCGCGCTCCCGGTGTCGACGACCCGCGAGGCGGCGCGAATCGTCGAGGCCGGCGGCGGGCAGGTGGTGTGGACGAAGCTCGCCGCCGCCGATCTCATGGAGGTCGCGTCCGGCGCGGGGATCCGCTTCGCGGGAACGAGCGGCGGCGGGTTCATCTGGCCCGCCTTCCTCCCCGCGTTCGACGCCGTGGCGACGCTCGCCCACCTGCTCGACCTCCTCGAGACCACGGGCCGGCGCCTGTCCACGATCGTGGACGGGCTGCCGTCGGTCCACGTCGTCCACGACAGCGTCCCGACCCCGTGGGAGCGGAAGGGCGCGCTCATGCGCGAGCTCGTCGAGCGGCCGCCGGCGGGCGAGGTCGTCCTCATCGACGGGGTGAAGGTCGTGGGCTCGGACGGGTGGACGCTGCTCGTCCCGGACCCCGAGGAGCCGGTCACGCACGTGTGGGCCGAGGCGGACACCGAGACGGCGGCGCTGCGACTGGCGCGGGAGCGGACCGAGGCCGTCGAGGAGCTGCTCCGATAGCCTGCGCCGCCACGAGGAGGCGACGTGGAGTTCCCGTCCGACCGCAAGTACAGCGCCGAGCACGAGTGGATCGCGGTCGACGGCGAGACGGCCCGCGTCGGCATCACCGACTACGCCCAGGACCAGCTCGGCGACGTCGTGTTCGTCCAGCTGCCCGCCGTCGGGCTCGAGGTGGTCGCCAACGCGGCGTGCGCCGAGGTGGAGTCCACGAAGTCGGTGTCGGAGATCTACTCGCCGGTCTCCGGCCGGATCACGGCGGTGAACGAGGCGCTCGCCGACGAGCCCGAGCGGCTGAACCGGGACCCGTACGGCGAGGGATGGATCTTCGCCCTCACGATCGCCGACGCCGGCGAGCTCGACTCGCTGCTCGACGCCGCCGCCTACCAGCGCCTCGTCGAGCAGGGCTGACCGGCTGCGATCGTTGATGCGTCGCGGGGTCGTCGGTACCCTCGAGGCCATGCGCTGCCGCCGCTGCGGGCACCAGAACGAGGCCGGCGCCAACTTCTGCTCGTCCTGCGGGGCCTCGCTCGGCGACGCCGAGGAGACGACGGTGTCGCTCCGGCTCCTCGAGGATCGCCAGGAGCTCGAGGCCGAGCTCGGCGCCCTCCTCGACGACCTGCCCGCCGACCTCGGGATGCTCGTCGTGCGGCGGGGCCCGAACGCCGGGAGCACCTTCGCCCTCGACGCCCCGGTGACGACGATCGGCCGCCACCCCGACTCGGACCTCTTCCTCGACGACGTCACCGTGTCTCGCCGGCACGCCGTGATCCGCCGCACCGCCGACGGGTACGAGATCGCCGACGTCGGCTCGCTGAACGGGACCTACCTCGGCGGGGCCCGCATCGACACCGCGCCCCTCGACGACATGGCCGAGCTCCAGATCGGCCGGTTCGTGCTCACCTTCCTGCTCGGCGGGCGGGCCGAGGTCCGGGCGTGAGCGCCCCCGCCCCCGCGGGCCACCTCTCGATCGGCGAGGTGCTCAGCTCGCTCCAGGACGAGTTCCCGGACGTCACCGTGTCGAAGATCCGGTTCCTCGAGAGCCAGGGGCT from Acidimicrobiia bacterium includes these protein-coding regions:
- the gcvH gene encoding glycine cleavage system protein GcvH → MEFPSDRKYSAEHEWIAVDGETARVGITDYAQDQLGDVVFVQLPAVGLEVVANAACAEVESTKSVSEIYSPVSGRITAVNEALADEPERLNRDPYGEGWIFALTIADAGELDSLLDAAAYQRLVEQG
- a CDS encoding FHA domain-containing protein; translation: MRCRRCGHQNEAGANFCSSCGASLGDAEETTVSLRLLEDRQELEAELGALLDDLPADLGMLVVRRGPNAGSTFALDAPVTTIGRHPDSDLFLDDVTVSRRHAVIRRTADGYEIADVGSLNGTYLGGARIDTAPLDDMAELQIGRFVLTFLLGGRAEVRA
- a CDS encoding sugar phosphate nucleotidyltransferase → MKAVILAGGEGTRLRPLTSNQAKPMMPLVNRPMMEHIVALLAHHGFDDVVVTVAYLANQIRTYFGDGSDFGLRIRYASDEQPLGTAGSVRNASAELDDTFLVISGDVLTDIDLSGLVKAHRDSGAVASIGLKRVENPLEFGIVITRPDGSIERFLEKPSWGEVFSDTINTGIYVLEPEIFDFIPEGEVVDFAGHVFPDALERGLPLHGHVADGYWEDVGTTEAYRRAHVDVLDGRVHVDIGGFQVADGVWLGENAELDPDARVDGPVVIGDSCRVEAAAHLGEYTVLGTDVVVREDASIVRSVLHDHVYVGRGAGLRGAVVGRSSDLREHTRLDEGVVVGDECFVGHHAVVSAGVKIYPFKTVDADAVVNSSIIWETRGVRTLFGRRGISGLANVDITAEVAVRVAMAYGTAVKRRAVVTASRDTSRVARGLKRAVIGGLNLAGVTVDDVELATVPLTRFQVRNSQALGGITVRLVAGDPDSVELRFFDADGRDIDAAMQRKIERLLHREDYRRAFAGDIGDIVYPPRAIEFYTAALEGCVDAARLREHAAKVVIDYSFGAASTVLPTVLGKLGAEVLAVNPYASTAAVTAAEPDAQRARVGELVRASGSQLGFVVDAAGETGTVVDDSGHPLTNTQALLALLRLVVEVDPAARVALPVSTTREAARIVEAGGGQVVWTKLAAADLMEVASGAGIRFAGTSGGGFIWPAFLPAFDAVATLAHLLDLLETTGRRLSTIVDGLPSVHVVHDSVPTPWERKGALMRELVERPPAGEVVLIDGVKVVGSDGWTLLVPDPEEPVTHVWAEADTETAALRLARERTEAVEELLR